The following nucleotide sequence is from Methylocella sp..
ACTCCAACAAGGAGCAACTCGCGATCAAGGAAGCCGCGCGGCTGCATATCCCCGTCGCCGCCATCCTCGACACGAACAGCGATCCGGACGGCATCACCTTTCCGATCCCCGGCAATGATGACGCCGGTCGCGCGATCACCCTTTATTGTGACCTTATCGCGAGAGCCGCTCTCGATGGCATTTCACGCGGTCAAGGTTCCGCTGGCATCGATTTCGGCGAAGCCGAACAGCCGCCGGCGGAGGATCTGCCCGCCGAATCCGCGCCGAGCGACGTGCTTGAGGTCCCGGTGGTGGTTTTCGAGCTTCTTACCGCTCCGCGCGGCGCGCCGGACGATCTCGTCAAATTGCCGGGCATCGGTCCGCAAATCGTCAAGAAGCTTAACGATGCGGGTATTTTCCACTTCTGGCAGATTGCCGCGATGACCCCGGCTGACGCCGCCAAGACCGACCACGACCTCAAGCTCGGCGGCCGCATTGAGCGCGACGGCTGGGTCGATCGGGCGCGCAGCCTCGTCGTCGCCTGACTCGCCTTTCGGTCGGGGCCTTCCGGCCTCGACGAGGCTTTGATGAGTTGGAACAAATAGATAAGCCGCATGATCCGAAGCGATGATGCGCTAACAGGAATTGAAGGAAAACCGACTATGGCGAGCGTCACGGCCGCGATGGTGAAGGATCTTCGGGAGAAGACCGGCGCCGGCATGATGGATTGCAAGAACGCTCTCAACGAGACCGACGGCGAAATCGACGCCGCGATTGATTGGCTGCGCAAGAAAGGTCTTTCGAAGGCCGCCAAGAAATCCGGCCGGATCGCGGCCGAAGGCCTCGTCGCCGTCGCTGTGCGCGGCTTTGACGGAACCGTCATCGAACTCAATTCGGAGACGGATTTCGTCGCTCGAAACGAAGAATTTCAGGCGCTCGCCCGCACGATCGCGCTGGTCGCCGTCGAAAAAGGCCTGACCGACGTCGAGGCGATCAAGGGCACGCATTACCCCGGCGGCGGCACAGTCGCCGACGCGATCGCCAACGCCATCGCGACGATCGGAGAAAACATGACCTTGCGGCGCGTCGCTGCCGTGTATGTCTCCCAGGGCCTTGTCGGTCAATATGTTCATAACGCCGTCGGCGAAGGCCTCGGCAAGATCGGCGTCATCGTCGCCCTGGAATCGACCGGCGATTCGGTCGCCCTCGCCCCGCTGGGACGCCTGATCGCCTTGCATGTGGCGGCGGCGAGCCCTCTTGCGCTTGACTCTTCGCAATTGGACCCGGCTGTCGTTCAGCGCGAAAAGACGGTGCTCGCGGACAAGAATGCCGGCAAGCCGCCGCATGTGATCGAAAAAATCGTCGAGTCGGGTCTGAAGACTTATTATAAGGAGGTTTGTCTGCTCGATCAGCCTTCGATCCATGCTGAACACGCCGGCAAGACGATCGCCCAGGTGGTGAAGGAGGCGGAAAAGACCGCCGGAGCGCCTGTGACCTTGAAGGCTTTTGTGCGCTATTCGCTCGGCGAAGGGATCGACAAGCAGGAGACTGACTTCGCCGCCGAGGTCGCCGCCGCCGCTGCCGGACAGCTCTAAGGGCATCAACAAGACCTACGAAAACAGTCATCGCGGCCGCTGGCGTTTGTGCGTCGGCGGCCGTTTTTTTGTTCGGGTCGGCCGCTCGGCTGTTCAAATTTGACCGGCGTCACATTTCGAAGGAAGTTCGTCGCAGAACGCGCCAGCATTGCGTTGATTCGCGTTCCTCGTAATGGAGAACGTTCATGTCGATTCGTTTTGCCGGTTCGCTGATCGTGCTTGCCGCCTCGACCTGCTTTAGCCTGGCGCTCGTTGGTCCTGGTTCGGCGCAATCCGTTCGCAAAGAGTGCAGCGAAAAATACCAAGCCGCCAAGGCGGCCGGAACATTGAACGGGCAAGCTTGGCCGCAATTTTATAGTCAGTGCGCCGCTGAAGCGAAGGGTTCTGCGGCAACGCCCGCCGCAGCGCCGGCGGCTTCCCCAGCTGCGCCCACCGCCGCTCCGGCCGCGCCTGCAGCGGCTAACCCCCTGAAACCGAAACCCGCTGCGGCCGCGCCCGCAGCGTCCGCTGCGGTCGGCTCCGCGGTGTTTCCGAGCGCGGTGTCATCGGCGTATGCAAGCGAAAAGCCGGGAAAGGCGCGCATGAAAACCTGCCTCGACCAATATAACGCCAACAAAGCCACCAACGGCAACGGCGGCCTGAAATGGATTCAAAAGGGCGGCGGCTATTACAGCCAATGCAATGCTCGCCTTAAAGTCTGACGGTGGAGCTTTTTCTCGCTCAATCATGCTCGCGGGATTCTAAACATAAGCGTATGCGGCCAACGCCGCGCCAATGAGTCCGAGCGCGATCGAGCTATACCAGGGCCAGCGGCGGCCGCGCATGATGATCGAAATCGTCGCGACCGCTATGGAGACGTGAAGAAAAGTTACGCCGCCGGTCAAGGTATGGTGGCGGCGTTCATGATTTTCGCTGTCGCGCAACTTGGCGTCGGTTTCGCGTTCAAGCGCCTCGCCTTTGGCGAACAGCTCTTTTTCGTCGGCGGCGAAGCGTTGCGACTGCGCTTTGAAATCCTGTTCCGCCGATCCCCCATTCGCGGCGGCGATTTCATACATATTCTTCTTGATGCTTTTCGCCTGATAGAAATTCCAATTATCCGTCGCTTTGTTTTGCACGAGCACGGCGGCGTTCTTGTCGCCGATGGCCGCGGCCGTCTCGATCGTCTCCAGACTGCCGACGGTCGCGGCGATGACGGCGAGAACGGCGATCGTGATCGACACCTGCGTCAGAAACGAATCATCAAGATGCGCGACATGTTCGGCGTGTTCGGCGTTTTCGAAAGGCTCGGTCGGGGAGTCGGTCATAGGCTTGAGGTCCTTGGTAAGATTCAGCTCTTAGACCATTTTTGGCATGGCGGAGAACGGCTTGGTCGGCGAAAAAGCCACAACTTTGGCAATTCGCGCCGAGGCCGGGCTCGATCGAATGGACAGAACGCGCCGCTCGACTTATAAATTGCTGCGATGCAGGAAGGCTCGGAAGCGTCATTCCACAAGGATTTCAAAGACCCATGCAGGATATGAACGTCGCCGATCCTTCGCCTGATTCGGCGTTTTCCCGTCGGACGATGGTCGATCGGCAGATCAAGACTTTCGACGTGACGGATGCGGCATTGTTGGCGCGCATGCTCGAGGTGCCCCGCGAGCGTTTTTTGCCAGCGGATCTCGCGCCTTTGGCTTATTCCGACGCCTGTTTGCAAGTGTCCCGGGGGGAGCCCGGCGCGAGGCCAAGAACCCTATTGGCGCCGCTTGTTCTAGCGCGCCTCATTCAAGGCGGCAGGGTGCTTGCGAGCGACAAAGCGCTCGTTGTCGCGGCTGGGACCGGCTATTCGACCGCGCTTCTTTCCGGTCTTGCGCACGAGGTCGTCGCCGTCGAGTCCGACCCGGCTTTGTTTGAGCAGACCCGAATGAATCTTAACGCCTTTGGCCTGACCTACGTGCGGACGATCCTCGCTCCGCTTGCGGCCGGGGCGCCGAATGACGCTCCCTTCGACGTAATTTTGGTTGATGGCGGAGTCGAAGCCAATCTTGAGCCGTTGTTCGCGCAACTGAAAGACGGCGGCCGCTTGCTCGCGGTCCGGCGGCTGCCTGATGGGATGGGCAAGGCCGTGCGTTATGATAAGGCGGACGGTGCAATGGGCTATCGCGTTCTTTTTGATGCCGCTGCTCCCGTGCTCGATGCGTTTCATCCGGCTCAGGAATTCACGTTTGCTTGACTCGAAGGAAACCGCGTTCCGCCGGCCCATTTTCCTTGTTAGTTTATGTTACGTTTTGGCTTCAATGATCGCGTATGGACTACTGAAACGGGTGAATAGCCGTCACGAACTACCGACTCGGATAGAAGACGATCGTCATTTCTTCTCCATGATTCCGGTGAAACTTAGCGGCCTCGCCAGTCGAAGATCTTGGCTTAAAGCCACGCTTCAGCCGAGGCGCGATGGAAGGCTGGGACAATCAATCCCGACGGGCGACTCGGTGGGGAGCCTCATGGCGAGGCGCCAAGATTGGGACATAAGGGTTTGCTTCATGGGTCGCATTGCGCCGCTTCGTTTCGCTTCAATGTCAATTTGCGGCTTTCGCTCATGAAATTATCGGACGCCCTCTTCATCGGATGCGTTGCCGGATGTTTGGCGCTGCCCTCGCTGGGCCAGGCGGAAACCATGTCGGGCGCCCTGGTGCGCGCCTATATCGGCAATCCGGATTTGAACCAGCAGCGCGCCGGGGTGCGGGCGCAAGACGAGAATTTGCCGCGCGCGACCTCCACCTGGAGGCCGACCGCCACAGCCAACTTGTCGAGCGGCTATAATTATCTCGAAAGCATCGATAGCACTTCCGCTGCTTCGGGTCTGGCGGCGGCCGCCAGCCGCTTCCGATCTGGGTCGGCGCCGACAAGTCTCGGACTGACCGTCAGCCAAACTATCTATAACGGCAATCGCACGTTGAACGGAGTTCGGCAGGCGGAATCCAATATTTTTGGCGCGCGCGAGAATCTGCGCAACACCGAGCTGGACACGCTGCAGAACGGCGCGACGGCCTATATGAATGTTTTGCGCGATATCGCCATTCTGGATTTGCGCAAGAATAACATCACGGTTCTCGAAGAACAGCTGCGTCAGACCCGCGATCGCTTCAACGTCGGCGAAGTGACGCGGACGGACGTCGCGCAGGCCGAATCGAGCCTTGCCAGCGCACGCTCGGATTATTTTACCGCGCAAGCCAATCTGCAAAACAGCGTCGCCAATTATCGTCAGATCATCGGCGTCGAGCCGACGCATCTCGAGCCGGCGCGCACCATCGAGAATCTTCTGCCGCGCGACATGAATAGCGCGGTCGAAATGGCTCTCGCCGAACACCCAGCGGTTCAGGCGGCGTTCCATGCCGTCGACGCCGCCGCATTGCAAGTCAAATTGGTGGAAGGCGAACTTTTGCCGACCGCCTCCGTAGCCGGCAACGTTCAGCAAAATTACGCCTTCCAAGGCATTCCGCACGAGAGGGTGTTCAACGGCTCGATCATGGCCCAGATCAGCGTGCCGATCTATGAAGGCGGCGAAGTCTATGCCCGAGCGCGTCAGGCCAAGGAAACGCTCGCTCAGGCGCGCCTGCAGGCCGATCTTCAGCGCGATATGGTGCGCGCCGGGGTCGTCTCCACATGGGGCCAACTCGATACCGCGCGCGCCGTCATTCAATCGTCCAAGGCGGCCGTCAAAGCCGCGGAGATTGCGCTCGAAGGCATCCGCGAAGAGGCGAAGGTCGGTCAGCGCACGACATTCGACGTGCTGTTCCAGCAGCAAGCTTTGCTCAATACTCGGGTCGCTCTCGTGACCGCTCAGCGTGACCGGGTTGTCGCCTCCTATGCTGTGATGGCCTCGATCGGCCGTCTTTCGGCCGCCAACCTCAACCTGAGCGTCGCCGAATATGACCCGACCATACATTTTGAACAGGTCAAGGATAAGTGGATCGGTCTTAGGACGCCGGATGGTCGCTAGAGTCTGATTGCTTCGAATTGAAGCCATCTCGCTCTTGCGTATGTGTTCGGCGCTTGGTCCGATTCGAAAAAGCGGGAAACTCTTGCTCGGCCATGCTTTAGCTCGAAACGCTCGGAGCTGCGCTCGGTCTGTGAGCTGCGCATAGTTCGGCTTGCCAGCGCTGACGCGCTCGGACTAACGTAGGGTGGCGAATCTGCAGCTATTGGCGGCGGTCTAAGTTGTTTGCGATTTGCTAAATCGATTCATTCCCAGATGCGCGCCGGCGCGGTCGGCGCATCTCGTTTCGAAAGCATTAGAGGCCATGAGCGCAGTCAACCCCATTCCGACGACCAGCGAATTAAGCGATGCAAAACCGCGAGAGCCGTCGATGGAGGAGATCCTCGCCTCGATCCGGCGCATTATCGCGGATGATCAGGCGCTATTTAGCGACCACGGCGGTTCGCGCGCCGACGCGCGGCAAATGCTTGATCCTGAACTTGAAGAGCCGGATTTTGGCGCCGTCCCAGCCTATGGGCTGAGGCAGGACGTGGAGGGAGAGGCTCTCTCTCTCAATCATCCCGAAGCCGCGTCCCAAACTTCGGCGAAGCGCCTGAACGGCGTCCATCAATCCGCGCCGCGGCTCGTTTCGAGCGCGACGGAAGCATCCATCGCTTCGGCGTTCCATGCCCTCGTCGCCAGCCGGTTCGCACAGAATAGCGACGCCATTCTGGCGCTGACCCGGGATGCTTTGCGCCCCATGCTCGAAACATGGCTGGACGAGAATTTGCCGGCCCTCGTCGAGCGTCTCGTCCGCGCCGAGATTGAGCGGATCGCTTTGGGCGACTAAAGAATAAGGCGGCCAGCGGCTTTTCTCGCTCGGCGCTTGCCTTTTCCTCCCGCGTTTGCAATCGCTTGCTGCATGTGCAGCGCGTGGCGCGGGCCCGCAGCGTTCGCGCCCCAGCGCACGAACGATTTAGAAGAAAAATGATCTCATGATGGAAAAGACTTTCGATCCCCAAACGGTCGAAGGCCGTATCGCAGCCGTTTGGCGAGATGCGGAGGCATTTAAGGCCGGTCGTCCGGATCGCATCGGCGCCGAACCCTATGCGATCGTCATTCCGCCGCCGAACGTCACTGGCGCGTTGCACATGGGGCACGCGCTCAACACGACTTTGCAGGATATTTTGTGCCGCTTCGAGCGCATGCGCGGCAAGGACGTGCTTTGGCAGCCGGGTACCGACCACGCCGGCATAGCGACGCAAA
It contains:
- a CDS encoding 30S ribosomal protein S2, producing the protein MSLPDFTMRNLLDAGAHFGHQSHRWNPKMESYIFGSRNNIHIIDLAQTVPLLHQALKAVSDTVARGGRVLFVGTKRQAQDAIAEAARRSAQYYINSRWLGGMLTNWKTISGSIQRLRKVEELLNGGAVGLTKKERLMMSRERDKLEKALGGIKEMGGIPDLIFVIDSNKEQLAIKEAARLHIPVAAILDTNSDPDGITFPIPGNDDAGRAITLYCDLIARAALDGISRGQGSAGIDFGEAEQPPAEDLPAESAPSDVLEVPVVVFELLTAPRGAPDDLVKLPGIGPQIVKKLNDAGIFHFWQIAAMTPADAAKTDHDLKLGGRIERDGWVDRARSLVVA
- the tsf gene encoding translation elongation factor Ts; the encoded protein is MASVTAAMVKDLREKTGAGMMDCKNALNETDGEIDAAIDWLRKKGLSKAAKKSGRIAAEGLVAVAVRGFDGTVIELNSETDFVARNEEFQALARTIALVAVEKGLTDVEAIKGTHYPGGGTVADAIANAIATIGENMTLRRVAAVYVSQGLVGQYVHNAVGEGLGKIGVIVALESTGDSVALAPLGRLIALHVAAASPLALDSSQLDPAVVQREKTVLADKNAGKPPHVIEKIVESGLKTYYKEVCLLDQPSIHAEHAGKTIAQVVKEAEKTAGAPVTLKAFVRYSLGEGIDKQETDFAAEVAAAAAGQL
- a CDS encoding DUF4337 domain-containing protein, whose product is MTDSPTEPFENAEHAEHVAHLDDSFLTQVSITIAVLAVIAATVGSLETIETAAAIGDKNAAVLVQNKATDNWNFYQAKSIKKNMYEIAAANGGSAEQDFKAQSQRFAADEKELFAKGEALERETDAKLRDSENHERRHHTLTGGVTFLHVSIAVATISIIMRGRRWPWYSSIALGLIGAALAAYAYV
- a CDS encoding protein-L-isoaspartate O-methyltransferase, whose product is MQDMNVADPSPDSAFSRRTMVDRQIKTFDVTDAALLARMLEVPRERFLPADLAPLAYSDACLQVSRGEPGARPRTLLAPLVLARLIQGGRVLASDKALVVAAGTGYSTALLSGLAHEVVAVESDPALFEQTRMNLNAFGLTYVRTILAPLAAGAPNDAPFDVILVDGGVEANLEPLFAQLKDGGRLLAVRRLPDGMGKAVRYDKADGAMGYRVLFDAAAPVLDAFHPAQEFTFA
- a CDS encoding TolC family outer membrane protein, coding for MKLSDALFIGCVAGCLALPSLGQAETMSGALVRAYIGNPDLNQQRAGVRAQDENLPRATSTWRPTATANLSSGYNYLESIDSTSAASGLAAAASRFRSGSAPTSLGLTVSQTIYNGNRTLNGVRQAESNIFGARENLRNTELDTLQNGATAYMNVLRDIAILDLRKNNITVLEEQLRQTRDRFNVGEVTRTDVAQAESSLASARSDYFTAQANLQNSVANYRQIIGVEPTHLEPARTIENLLPRDMNSAVEMALAEHPAVQAAFHAVDAAALQVKLVEGELLPTASVAGNVQQNYAFQGIPHERVFNGSIMAQISVPIYEGGEVYARARQAKETLAQARLQADLQRDMVRAGVVSTWGQLDTARAVIQSSKAAVKAAEIALEGIREEAKVGQRTTFDVLFQQQALLNTRVALVTAQRDRVVASYAVMASIGRLSAANLNLSVAEYDPTIHFEQVKDKWIGLRTPDGR
- a CDS encoding DUF2497 domain-containing protein — its product is MSAVNPIPTTSELSDAKPREPSMEEILASIRRIIADDQALFSDHGGSRADARQMLDPELEEPDFGAVPAYGLRQDVEGEALSLNHPEAASQTSAKRLNGVHQSAPRLVSSATEASIASAFHALVASRFAQNSDAILALTRDALRPMLETWLDENLPALVERLVRAEIERIALGD